TCCCAGTAAATACTGAATAGGAACTTCTCTTTTTAATTGTGCCAGTAATAAATCCCAGACAGCAAAATCTGATTCAGAAAAAAACAATTCATGATTTAAGGCTAAATCTATTTGACGCAGTTTGTGTTTGTCTTCTAAAATTAAATAGAAAAAACTTTCTGCTTCGTACGCATCGTACAAAGGAGCTAACTCTTTAATAAACTGAGTACGATATTGTTTAATTTTCATTTTTTATATCTGCGTTATTTAGATCTTAATTTTATTTAGCAGTCAAATTGTACTGCTATTTCTGAAACTTTTTTCACTGCCTCTCCGTTTTCTGCTTTTGACGAAAGAAACAAAAGCGCACGGTCTTCTTCATAATCTCTATTGGCGCCAAAAATAAAATCCAGTTTTCCGTCACCATCAATGTCACCTGCAAAAAGCATTTCTACAAATGTATCATTAAAAGAGTTTTCTGTTAAAAGCAGTTTTTCCGGATTATTCCCTACGGTTAAATACAGCTTATAATCTTCTACTTTTTTAAAAATCTCTATTTTATCATCGTCAGTATTTATTTTTTCTTCAGAAAGAACCTTCCCTTCTCCTCTCAAAGTATAATTGACATTATTAAACACAAAACTTAGTTTTTCTTTTGGCCAGATTTTGTCAATGTCAATTTTCAGCGATTTTATTTTTCCGGTTTTTAACTGCGGATAATCCATCAACAATACCACCTTCTTTTCCGGAATAATAGAAAGCACTGAATCTCCGGAACATTCACTATATCCTTTTTCGATTTTATAATTTGGTTTTCCTAAAAAATAGTCTTCATTTTCTTTATACAATTCAACCCATTTTTCATTTAATGCTTTTACCGGATTTTGATTATTAAAAGTCCTGTAATTTTGAGGTATCAGAATATTAAATTCATTTTTAAATTCTTCTTCTTCAATATTATTTTCTTTTTCTGCTACAGTTTTACTTACTGTATCCTTTGCAGTTCCTGAACTCTTAACAAGTTTCTTTTCTGCTGTGTCTTTGCAGGAAAACAAAATTGAAGCTAAAAAAAGGCTAAAAATAATTTTTCTCATTGGCTTATAATTTTTTCAACATCCAAACAGGGCAAGAACTGTGCCCGGTACAACCCATTGGCGCATCTAAATATTCAAAACCCGATTTTTTGTATAATTTTTGTGCCGCATGCATAAACGGCATTGTTTCTATATAACATTTTTCAAAACCAAAATTTCTGGCTTCGTTTAGACATTCTTCCATCATTTTACTGCCAATTCCTAATCCTCGAACTGCGGGTAAAAAATACATTTTTTGCAATTCGCAGATTTTTGGGTCTCCATTTTCTAAAGGAGCAATTCCGGCGCAGCCTAAAATTTCACCTTCTTTTTCAACCACAAAATATACTGACTGTGGTTTATTGTATTGTTCAAACATCAAATCAAGATACGGATCTTCATAAGCCGTTCCAACTTTAGGAATTTCCATTTCATCAAAAACAGATCGTATTAATTTTGCAATTGCCTGATTGTCTTCTTTTTTAATTCTTCTGATAATCCAATTTTCCATTTTATTTATTAGCATATCTATACAAAAGTAAAAATACTTTTTTGATACTTTCATAACATTTTGGATTGTTTCATAACAATCTTTGCAACATTAGACACAAAACTCAAAAATAGTTACTTTTGCACCGTGAATATACATGAGAAATATATCAAACGATGCATTGAACTTGCTCAAAATGGGTTTGGAACAACCTATCCAAACCCAATGGTAGGCAGTGTAATTGTTTATGAAGATAGGATTATTGGCGAAGGCTGGCACAAAAAAGCCGGTGAACCTCATGCCGAAGTGAATGCGGTTCGATCTGTAAAAGATAAATCGCTTTTGAAAAAGGCTACCATTTATGTGAGTTTAGAACCTTGCTCTCATTTTGGAAAAACACCTCCGTGCTGTGATTTGATTATTGCAAATGAAATCCCGAATGTTGTCGTTGGAACGGTTGACCCAAATGAAAAAGTGGCCGGAAAAGGCATTTTAAAACTAATTGAAGCCGGCGCAAACGTTACGGTTGGCGTTTTAGAAGATGAATGCAACGAACTGAATAAACGGTTTTTTACTTTTCACCAAAAAAAGCGTCCTTATATTATTTTAAAATGGGCAGAAAGTCTGGACGGCTTTTTGGCGCCTGAAAAAGAAAAAAATCAGGAACGAAAACCGGTTTGGATTACGAATAGTTATTCTCGTCAATTGGTTCACAAATGGAGAAGCGAGGAACAAGCCATTTTAGCAGGAACACAAACCGTAATTGACGATAATCCCAAATTAAACACCAGAGACTGGGCTGGCAATAATCCTGTTAGAATAATTTTGGATCAAAATAATCGAATTTCTAAAGACAGTTTTGTTTTTGATGAAAGTGTAAAAACAATCATTTTTACAAAATCTGAAAATAATATTTCAACTGAAAATACGATTTTTGAAAAGATAGATTTTGATACCAATATCATTCAGCAAATTTTGGATGTTTTATATCAGCATCAGGTTCAATCTGTAATTATTGAAGGCGGAAGACAAACCCTGCAATCTTTTATAGATGAAAATATGTGGGATGAAGCCCGAATTTTTACAGGAAAAACTTCTTTTGAAAAGGGAACAAAAGCACCTCAAATTCAAAAGAAAAAGAGCGTTAAAACTTATATTCAGGAGGATGAATTAATATACATAAGAAATTATGATTGATACGATAATTTTTGACTTTGGAGATATTTTTATCAATTTAGATAAACAGGGAACTATTTCCGGATTACAGAATTTAGGGTTAAAAGAATGGAATTCTGAATTGGATCGCTTAAACCTTCTGTTTGAAACAGGAGATATTTCGTATGATGATTTTTTGGGTGGTTTTCAAAAACAGCTTCCGAATGCTTCAATTGAAGAAATCCTAAAAGCCTGGAATGCCGTTTTAGCTGATTTCCCTTCTTACAGATTAGATTTTTTAAAAGAACTTTCAAAAAAATATCGTTTGTTTTTATTGAGCAACACCGATTCTATTCATATTGCCACTTTTGAAAAAACGGTTGGCGTTCCTTTTTATACTGATTTTTATAATTGTTTTGAAAAGGTTCATTTTTCTTTTGAAATAGGAAAAAGAAAACCAAATACCAATTCTTTTCAGCATTTAATTGACGAACATAATTTAATTCCTGAGCAGACTTTATTTGTTGATGATAAAAAAGAAAACACAGATTCTGCCGCAGCGATGGGCTTTAAAATCTGGAATTTACAGGTTGGCAAAGAAGATGTTGTAGATTTATTTGATAAAAAAATATTATAAAAATTATTTTTCCCACAGATTAAAATGATTTTTTCACGCAGATTCTGCAGATTTAAGCAGATTTAGTTTTATAATAATCTGCTTAAATCAGTTTAAATCTTTTTAAATCTGCGTGAAATATTAAAAACCCCACAGAGATTAACACCGAGCAAAAAAAAAAGAAATCCTTTTTAATCTCTTTAATCTGTGGCAAAAAAAAATAGAATTTTAAGTTTGGAACACAACGATACATATCAAACCATTGCCGGAGAATCTGAAGAAGTTCTTTTTAAAGAAAAAGGAAGCAAATTCTTTGGTTATGCTTTTCCTATAGAAAATGAGGATGAAGTTAAACCTATTATAGAAAACTTACGGAAACTGCATCCGCATGCTGTACATTTTTGTTATGCTTATCAACTGGGTACAGCTCCAAAAATTTCCTATCGAGCCAACGACGACGGCGAGCCAAGCAATACTGCCGGTGCGCCTATTTACGGACAAATACAATCTTTTGGAGTAACAAACGTTCTTATAGTTGTGGTTCGTATTTTTGGCGGAACAAAATTAGGTGTTGGCGGTTTAATAGCAGCGTATCGAACTACGGCACAAATGACATTAGAAGTTTGTGAAATTGTTGAAAAAACAATTGATGTCGAGTTTTTGATTTCTTTCGACTATAAAAACATGAACAAAGTAATGCGGGTTATTAAAGAAAGAAAACTGGAAATCACATCACAGGAAATGGAAATGGATGAAGATTCAGGTCTTCCGATTGGAAAGATTGTGACAAAAACGCGAAAAAAAAATGCCGAATCCATATTCGACATTTTTGATTTAATGTTTGAAGTTGATATTAAAATTATCTAAATTCGTATAAAAAGTGCTTTCGTTTTAACAATTATGCCAGCGTTTTAAACAATTCTAAAATATAATCCGGAGGGGCAGTTGGACGACCTGTTTTTAACGAAACAAATACTAAAATAAACACTGCAGTTGTTAATAACTCATTTGCCTCATTATAGATTTCGCAGTCAAATTCAATCTTAACAGACGACTGACTTTTGAAGGTAGTATGAATTGTTAAAAGTTCATCATACCGCGCAGATTTTTTATAATTAATTTGCATGGATACAATAGGAAGCCCAATTCCGCTTTCTTCCATACTTTTATACGAAACCCCTTTATTTCTAAGCCATTCCACTCGTCCAATTTCAAAATAAGGCACATAATTTCCGTGATAAACGACTCCCATTTGGTCAGTTTCGGAGTAACGAACACGCACTTGCGTTTGATGATTTTTCATTATTAATGTATTAAAAAAAATTAAATTATTCAAGCCCTCTTACAACATTTTTTTATAAAATTAGATACCAAAATATTTTTTTTTACAGAAATTTGTTCACATATTTGTTATCCTTAAAAATGGAATATTTTTGCTCCTTTTTTTATAGGAGAATCTTTATAAAACAATAAAAATTTATTTGAATCTATGACTAAAACTGCTCAATCGGTATGGGAAAACTGTTTGTCTTTTATAAAGGACAATATTCAAGATCAAGCATACAAAACTTGGTTTGAACCAATCAAATCAGTTGAGCTAACCGATAACGCATTATATATTCAAGTACCAAGTAAATTTTTTTACGAATGGCTCGAAGAGCACTACGTAAAATTATTAAAAGTTGCACTTACCAAAGAACTTGGAAAAAATGCAAAGTTACTCTATAAAATTAAAATGGAGAACACTTACGGAAATAAACAGCCATTTACCGAGCAGCTGCCAAGTTCCAACAGAGTTCCGATGAAACCGCAAGAGGTTGATGCTCCGTTTAAAAACCTAAATCCTGAACTTAAAAATCCATTTGTAATTCCGGGAATCAGAAATTTAAAAATCGAGTCTCAATTAAATCCAAATTACAGTTTCGACAATTTCTTAGAAGGAGATTCAAACCGTTTAGCCCGTTCTGCAGGTATGGCAGTTGCTAATAAACCGGGTGGAACTTCATTTAATCCTTTGTTGATTTTTGGAGGAGTTGGTTTAGGAAAAACACACTTAGCGCATGCAATTGGTGTTGAAGTAAAAGACAAATATCCTGAAAAAACGGTATTATACATTTCTGCCGAGATTTTCACACAACAATATATTGATTCGGTTAAAAAGAATAATCGTAACGATTTTATTCATTTTTACCAATTGATCGACGTTTTGATTATTGATGATGTTCAGTTTTTATCTGGAAAATCAGGAACTCAGGACGTGTTTTTCCACATTTTCAACTATTTACACCAAAACGGAAAACAGGTAATTTTAACTTCTGATAAGGCTCCTGTTGACATGCAGGATATCGAACAGCGTTTGTTATCTCGTTTCAAATGGGGATTATCTGCAGAATTGCACCAGCCTGATTATGAAACCCGTATCTCGATCTTAAAAAATATTTTATATCGTGATGGTGTTGATATGCCGGAAGATATTTTAGAATATGTGGCACGTAACATCAAATCTAACGTTAGAGAGCTTGAAGGCGCGATCATTTCGTTAATCGCTCAGTCTTCTTTCAACAAAAAAGAAGTTACAATCGAACTTGCTAAAAGTGTAGTTGAGAAATTCGTTAAAAATGTTAAGAGAGAAATCTCTATCGATTATATCCAAAAAATCGTGTCTGATTATTTTCAGCTTGATATTGAAACACTTCAGTCTAAAACCAGAAAAAGACACGTTGTTCAGGCAAGACAATTGGCCATGTTCTTTGCAAAGAAATTTACAAAAGCTTCTTTGGCAAACATTGGTTCACAAATTGGAGACCGCGATCACGCTACCGTTTTACATGCTTGTAAAACCGTTGATAATTTAGTTTCTACAGACAAACAATTCAAAAAATTTGTCGAAGACATCAACAAAAAACTAACGCTATAACGCGAATCATGCCAGTAAAAGTTTTAATGGTTTGTTTGGGAAATATTTGCAGATCCCCTTTAGCAGAAGGCATTTTAGCATCAAAATTACCCGCAGACAAATTTATTATAGATTCTGCAGGAACAGGATCATGGCATATTGGACATTGTCCTGACAAACGCTCTATAGAGGTTGCCCGCAAAAACGGAATCAATATCAGCGCACAAAAAGGCAGACAAATTCAACCTTCTGATTTTGATGAATTTGATTATATCTATGTAATGGACAATTCGAATTTTCGCGATGTAGTTCATTTAGCCAAAACTCCTGAGCATAAAAATAAAATCCGTTTGATTCTTAACGAATTATTCCCGGATGAAAATGTCGATGTTCCGGATCCGTATTACGGGACTGCCAACGGTTTTGACAACGTATACCAAATGCTTGACGAAGTAACGGACATAATTGCTGACCAGCTTCTGAAAAAACACTCCTAATTCAATTGTTTCTAAAAAGAAATGATTGAATTTTTTAATTTTTAAACCTACGAACATGAAACTTCTCGGAAAATTATATCTTATTCCAACCACAATGGGCGAAAGCGATCCGATGGATGTTTTACCACAAACCGTAAGAAGAACCATTGAAATTATCGACCACTATATTGTTGAAAATGATAAAACGGCCCGAAAATCAATAAAAGCAGTTTATCCAGAGAAAAAACAATCGGAATTAGTGCTTTTTACTCTTAATAAACGAACAGAACCAAGCGAACATTTAGATTTCATAAAACCTTTATTAGAAGGAAAAAATATGGGATTAATGAGTGAAGCGGGCTGTCCCGGAATTGCTGATCCTGGCGCTGTTATTGTAAAATTGGCGCATGAAAAAGGAATTCAGGTTGTGCCGTTGGTTGGGCCTTCTTCAATTCTATTGGCAATGATGGCTTCCGGAATGAATGGCCAAAGTTTTACCTTTAATGGTTATTTGCCAATTGATAAAGATGAAAAAAAATCAGCAATACGTCATTTTGAACGATTATCTCAGGACAAAAACCAATCACAGTTATTTATTGAAACCCCATATAGAAACAATAAATTGATTGAAGATCTTTTGCAGATTTTAAATCCGTCGACACATTTGTGTATTGCTACAGATATTACGCTGCCGACAGAATTTATTAAAACAATGAAAGTTTCGGATTGGAAAAAATTAAAAATCGACATTGATAAACGTCCTACGATTTTTATTATTCATAAAATGTAAACTTACCTTAAAACCATCATAATGAAAAAGTTCCTTTTACTACTTTTAATCTGTTTTGCACAAAATTCATTTTCACAAAACACTAAAAAGAATTCTAAAACAAAAGTTTCAGAAACAAAAAATTCTGAAATACCAATTGTAAAAGTCAATACTAGTAATTATTCTGATGCAGATTTAACAGTAGATGAACCTAATATTCCTATATCAACAGTCGTAGATGAAGGTGGTGACAATGCTGTTTACAATACTGCAGGCATAGAGGTTAAACCAGACTTCCCAGGAGGTATGGAGAAATTTTACAAATTTGTTGATAACAATTTTAAGTACCCTCAAGATGCTGAAATTGCAAATGTTGACTTAAATGGAAAGAAAGTTTACGCAACATTTATAGTTGAAAAAGATGGTGCATTAACCGACATAAAAATTCTTAGAGATGCTGGTTATGGAACTGGAAATGAAGCTATTCGAGTTCTAAAAAAATGTCCAAAATGGACTCCTGGCGAGCAAAATGGTAAAAAGATAAGGGTTTTATATTCACTACCCATAACCATTAAATCGAATTAGATTCTTTTACATTTCACTCACAAGTTTTCCCTTAAATCAAACTTAGTCATGAGTAAACTTCCAAACGTAACCACAAGCATTTTTACGGTAATGTCTAAAATGGTAGCGGAATACAATGCGATAAATCTTTCTCAGGGATTTCCGAATTTTCCTGTTGATGAAAGATTAACGGATATTGTGGCAAGATTAGCAAAGGAAAATGTACACCAATATACACCGATGGCAGGTTATCCGCCGTTGATGAATAAAATTGTAAAGCTGACTCAGGATTCATACAACAGAACGATTAATCCTGATTTAGAACTTTTGGTTACCGCAGGCGCCACACAGGGAATTTTTACAACTATTCTAGCTTTAGTAAGAGAAAATGACGAAGTAATTATTCTTGATCCGAGTTATGATTCTTACGAATCTCCTGTTTTACTTTGTAAAGCAAAACCAGTTCGAGTGGCTTTAAATGATGATTATACGTCAAATTGGGAAACCATCGAAAAGGCTTGTTCTGCAAAAAGCAGAATGATGATTATCAATAATCCCCATAATCCAACTGGAAAAATTTTAAACGAAGCTGATTTTCTTCAATTAGAAAAAATACTTTCAAAATATCCTGATATTATAGTTTTATCTGATGAAGTGTATGAATATATTACTTTTGAAGAAAAACATATTTCGGCACATACCAAAAGCTTTCTTTTAGACCGCTGTGTTATGGTTTCTTCTTTCGGGAAATCATTTCATATTACGGGCTGGAAAATTGGCTACACTATTGCTCCTGAACATTTAATGAAAGAAATCAAAAAAGTGCACCAGTTTTTGGTTTTCAGCGTAAACAGCATTTCACAATTTGCTATCAACGAATATTTAGATGTTGTTGATGTAAATCTTTTGGGGAAATTCTATCAGGAAAAAAGAGATTATTTTCAAAAACTACTAAAAAACAGTCGTTTCGAATTAAAGCCCTGCGAAGGAACTTATTTTCAGGTAGCTTCTTATGCCAATATTTCAGATGAAGACGATGTAACTTTTTGCAAAAACCTCATTATTAATCATGGTGTTGCAGCCATCCCTATTTCTACTTTTTATTCAGATCATAAAGATCAAAAACTGATACGTTTTTGCTTTGCTAAAGATGATTTCACTTTAGAGTCTGCTGCAAAAAAATTGTGCGAAATATAAATTTTACCAAAAATTTATAACAATATTATGCACGCATCCTATTTTTTTAATTAATATTGTAAAAAAAGAAAAATATGAGCTATACAGATAAAATGTTACGTGATGATGCTTTAAAAGGCAAAGTCATTGTAGTTACAGGCGGCGGAAGCGGTTTGGGAAAAGCTATGACAAAATATTTCTTAGAATTAGGAGCTCAGGTAGCGATTACTTC
The sequence above is a segment of the Flavobacterium sp. genome. Coding sequences within it:
- a CDS encoding low molecular weight protein-tyrosine-phosphatase encodes the protein MPVKVLMVCLGNICRSPLAEGILASKLPADKFIIDSAGTGSWHIGHCPDKRSIEVARKNGINISAQKGRQIQPSDFDEFDYIYVMDNSNFRDVVHLAKTPEHKNKIRLILNELFPDENVDVPDPYYGTANGFDNVYQMLDEVTDIIADQLLKKHS
- a CDS encoding methionine aminotransferase; this translates as MSKLPNVTTSIFTVMSKMVAEYNAINLSQGFPNFPVDERLTDIVARLAKENVHQYTPMAGYPPLMNKIVKLTQDSYNRTINPDLELLVTAGATQGIFTTILALVRENDEVIILDPSYDSYESPVLLCKAKPVRVALNDDYTSNWETIEKACSAKSRMMIINNPHNPTGKILNEADFLQLEKILSKYPDIIVLSDEVYEYITFEEKHISAHTKSFLLDRCVMVSSFGKSFHITGWKIGYTIAPEHLMKEIKKVHQFLVFSVNSISQFAINEYLDVVDVNLLGKFYQEKRDYFQKLLKNSRFELKPCEGTYFQVASYANISDEDDVTFCKNLIINHGVAAIPISTFYSDHKDQKLIRFCFAKDDFTLESAAKKLCEI
- the dnaA gene encoding chromosomal replication initiator protein DnaA; translated protein: MTKTAQSVWENCLSFIKDNIQDQAYKTWFEPIKSVELTDNALYIQVPSKFFYEWLEEHYVKLLKVALTKELGKNAKLLYKIKMENTYGNKQPFTEQLPSSNRVPMKPQEVDAPFKNLNPELKNPFVIPGIRNLKIESQLNPNYSFDNFLEGDSNRLARSAGMAVANKPGGTSFNPLLIFGGVGLGKTHLAHAIGVEVKDKYPEKTVLYISAEIFTQQYIDSVKKNNRNDFIHFYQLIDVLIIDDVQFLSGKSGTQDVFFHIFNYLHQNGKQVILTSDKAPVDMQDIEQRLLSRFKWGLSAELHQPDYETRISILKNILYRDGVDMPEDILEYVARNIKSNVRELEGAIISLIAQSSFNKKEVTIELAKSVVEKFVKNVKREISIDYIQKIVSDYFQLDIETLQSKTRKRHVVQARQLAMFFAKKFTKASLANIGSQIGDRDHATVLHACKTVDNLVSTDKQFKKFVEDINKKLTL
- a CDS encoding HAD family phosphatase → MIDTIIFDFGDIFINLDKQGTISGLQNLGLKEWNSELDRLNLLFETGDISYDDFLGGFQKQLPNASIEEILKAWNAVLADFPSYRLDFLKELSKKYRLFLLSNTDSIHIATFEKTVGVPFYTDFYNCFEKVHFSFEIGKRKPNTNSFQHLIDEHNLIPEQTLFVDDKKENTDSAAAMGFKIWNLQVGKEDVVDLFDKKIL
- a CDS encoding SAM-dependent methyltransferase codes for the protein MKLLGKLYLIPTTMGESDPMDVLPQTVRRTIEIIDHYIVENDKTARKSIKAVYPEKKQSELVLFTLNKRTEPSEHLDFIKPLLEGKNMGLMSEAGCPGIADPGAVIVKLAHEKGIQVVPLVGPSSILLAMMASGMNGQSFTFNGYLPIDKDEKKSAIRHFERLSQDKNQSQLFIETPYRNNKLIEDLLQILNPSTHLCIATDITLPTEFIKTMKVSDWKKLKIDIDKRPTIFIIHKM
- a CDS encoding YigZ family protein; the protein is MEHNDTYQTIAGESEEVLFKEKGSKFFGYAFPIENEDEVKPIIENLRKLHPHAVHFCYAYQLGTAPKISYRANDDGEPSNTAGAPIYGQIQSFGVTNVLIVVVRIFGGTKLGVGGLIAAYRTTAQMTLEVCEIVEKTIDVEFLISFDYKNMNKVMRVIKERKLEITSQEMEMDEDSGLPIGKIVTKTRKKNAESIFDIFDLMFEVDIKII
- a CDS encoding thioesterase family protein, with the protein product MKNHQTQVRVRYSETDQMGVVYHGNYVPYFEIGRVEWLRNKGVSYKSMEESGIGLPIVSMQINYKKSARYDELLTIHTTFKSQSSVKIEFDCEIYNEANELLTTAVFILVFVSLKTGRPTAPPDYILELFKTLA
- a CDS encoding GNAT family N-acetyltransferase; the encoded protein is MENWIIRRIKKEDNQAIAKLIRSVFDEMEIPKVGTAYEDPYLDLMFEQYNKPQSVYFVVEKEGEILGCAGIAPLENGDPKICELQKMYFLPAVRGLGIGSKMMEECLNEARNFGFEKCYIETMPFMHAAQKLYKKSGFEYLDAPMGCTGHSSCPVWMLKKL
- the ribD gene encoding bifunctional diaminohydroxyphosphoribosylaminopyrimidine deaminase/5-amino-6-(5-phosphoribosylamino)uracil reductase RibD, with the protein product MNIHEKYIKRCIELAQNGFGTTYPNPMVGSVIVYEDRIIGEGWHKKAGEPHAEVNAVRSVKDKSLLKKATIYVSLEPCSHFGKTPPCCDLIIANEIPNVVVGTVDPNEKVAGKGILKLIEAGANVTVGVLEDECNELNKRFFTFHQKKRPYIILKWAESLDGFLAPEKEKNQERKPVWITNSYSRQLVHKWRSEEQAILAGTQTVIDDNPKLNTRDWAGNNPVRIILDQNNRISKDSFVFDESVKTIIFTKSENNISTENTIFEKIDFDTNIIQQILDVLYQHQVQSVIIEGGRQTLQSFIDENMWDEARIFTGKTSFEKGTKAPQIQKKKSVKTYIQEDELIYIRNYD